A stretch of the Campylobacter sp. 19-13652 genome encodes the following:
- the rho gene encoding transcription termination factor Rho: protein MDNQTQEAQTPKQRKNSRTHIPVDGHKIEDLRQLDLDSLVQIANKVGVENPREFRRQDLIFEILKTQTKQGGFILFTGILEIMPDGYGFLRSVDANFSDSSNDAYVSNSQIRKFALRVGDIVTGQVREPKDQEKYYALLKIEAVNYMPLAEAKERPLFDNLTPLFPTQKLKLEYDPLKLTGRVLDLFTPTGKGQRGLIVAPPRSGKTELMKELAHGIARNHPEAHLMVLLVDERPEEVTDMQRSVKGEVFSSTFDLPALNHVRVAELVIEKAKRLVEMGKDVIILLDSITRLARAYNTVTPPSGKVLTGGVDANALHKPKRFFGAARNIENGGSLTIIATALIDTGSRMDEVIFEEFKGTGNSEIVLDRNIADRRIYPAINVLKSGTRKEELLQKPDDLQKIWALRTAIASMDDVEALKFLYAKMLKTQNNAELLAIMNE, encoded by the coding sequence ATGGATAATCAAACCCAAGAGGCACAAACGCCTAAACAGCGCAAAAATTCGCGTACACACATACCTGTTGATGGACACAAGATTGAGGATTTACGCCAGCTTGATTTAGATAGCTTAGTGCAAATCGCAAACAAAGTAGGCGTGGAAAACCCACGCGAGTTTCGCCGCCAGGATCTCATTTTTGAAATTTTAAAGACGCAGACAAAGCAAGGCGGATTTATACTATTTACTGGAATTTTAGAGATTATGCCTGATGGATATGGATTTTTGCGCTCAGTTGATGCAAATTTTTCAGATAGCTCAAATGACGCTTACGTTTCAAATTCACAAATCCGCAAATTTGCCCTACGTGTGGGCGATATAGTAACAGGACAGGTAAGAGAGCCTAAAGATCAGGAAAAATACTATGCACTTTTAAAGATAGAAGCAGTTAATTATATGCCGCTAGCAGAGGCGAAAGAGCGTCCGCTATTTGACAATTTAACCCCACTTTTTCCAACTCAAAAGCTAAAGCTTGAGTATGATCCACTAAAGCTAACTGGACGAGTACTAGATCTTTTTACTCCAACAGGCAAAGGTCAGCGCGGACTAATTGTAGCTCCGCCACGAAGTGGCAAAACGGAGCTTATGAAAGAGCTAGCCCACGGTATTGCTCGCAACCACCCAGAAGCTCATTTGATGGTGCTTCTAGTCGATGAGCGCCCAGAGGAGGTAACGGACATGCAGCGTAGTGTAAAAGGCGAGGTATTTAGTTCAACATTTGACCTACCAGCACTTAATCACGTCCGAGTAGCCGAGCTAGTCATCGAAAAGGCAAAGCGTCTAGTCGAAATGGGCAAAGATGTCATAATACTCCTAGATAGCATCACCCGTCTAGCTAGAGCCTATAACACCGTAACTCCGCCAAGCGGCAAGGTACTAACAGGTGGCGTGGATGCAAACGCCCTACATAAGCCAAAACGATTTTTCGGAGCGGCACGCAATATCGAAAATGGAGGTAGCCTAACGATAATTGCCACCGCACTAATCGACACTGGCTCAAGAATGGATGAGGTGATTTTTGAGGAGTTTAAAGGCACTGGAAACAGCGAGATAGTCCTAGACCGCAATATCGCTGACCGCAGAATTTATCCAGCCATTAACGTACTAAAATCAGGCACACGAAAAGAGGAGCTTTTGCAAAAACCTGATGATTTGCAAAAAATTTGGGCGCTACGCACCGCAATCGCTTCTATGGATGATGTGGAGGCGCTTAAATTCCTATATGCTAAGATGCTAAAAACGCAAAATAATGCTGAGCTTTTAGCCATAATGAACGAATAA
- a CDS encoding TRAP transporter substrate-binding protein, giving the protein MRKILLASLLLASALFAGDKVYKLKLASTWESTTPVFGDEMRDFIEITDKMSGGRLKIKVDYPSKHKSPFAVLDFVKTGQYDMGFTSSYYYKGKDPKAMFFTAVPFGMTADEQHAWYEFGGGKELEAKVYDKYGIDVYRAGNTGTQMGGWFKRPINSLEDLKGLKIRIPGFGGEVMAKVGASVSTIPTGELYLALETGAIDAVEWVSPAYDMGLGFYKVAKYYYTGWQEPNGETQFFVNKKSMQKLPEDLQAVLKSAMAVVAERAMVEGYYENIKLWAKMKSEHPDIEVRSFNKDIMAALKKASDELLDEEAAKDPLFKEILDSQRAFVKEAREWSKISVDAYIRTAE; this is encoded by the coding sequence ATGAGGAAAATTTTATTAGCAAGCTTGCTTCTTGCTAGTGCACTTTTTGCTGGAGATAAGGTGTATAAGCTAAAGCTAGCTAGTACCTGGGAGAGCACGACGCCCGTATTTGGCGATGAGATGAGAGATTTTATAGAGATAACCGATAAGATGAGTGGCGGTAGGCTTAAGATAAAAGTAGACTATCCTAGTAAGCATAAATCGCCATTTGCTGTGCTTGATTTTGTAAAAACAGGACAGTATGACATGGGGTTTACATCTAGTTATTATTACAAGGGTAAAGACCCAAAGGCTATGTTTTTTACCGCGGTGCCTTTTGGTATGACAGCTGATGAGCAGCATGCTTGGTATGAATTTGGCGGTGGCAAGGAGCTGGAGGCTAAAGTCTATGATAAATACGGCATAGACGTTTACCGTGCCGGAAATACTGGCACGCAGATGGGTGGATGGTTTAAAAGACCGATAAATTCATTAGAAGATTTAAAGGGGTTAAAAATCCGAATACCTGGATTTGGCGGTGAGGTAATGGCAAAGGTGGGCGCAAGCGTTAGCACCATACCAACTGGAGAGCTTTATCTAGCACTTGAAACTGGTGCGATAGACGCTGTTGAGTGGGTAAGTCCAGCTTATGATATGGGTCTTGGTTTTTATAAGGTCGCAAAATATTACTATACAGGCTGGCAAGAACCAAACGGCGAGACGCAGTTTTTTGTTAATAAAAAATCAATGCAAAAGCTCCCAGAGGATCTGCAAGCCGTGCTAAAATCCGCAATGGCAGTAGTGGCTGAACGAGCGATGGTTGAGGGGTATTATGAAAATATCAAACTCTGGGCAAAGATGAAAAGCGAACACCCTGATATTGAGGTGCGCTCGTTTAATAAAGACATAATGGCTGCGCTTAAAAAGGCAAGCGATGAGCTATTAGACGAGGAAGCGGCAAAAGATCCGTTATTTAAAGAGATATTAGATTCTCAGCGTGCTTTTGTAAAAGAAGCTAGAGAGTGGAGCAAAATCTCGGTTGATGCTTATATTAGAACTGCTGAATAA
- the gyrA gene encoding DNA gyrase subunit A, producing MQDDIFSANQDIEVIDIEDSIKSSYLDYSMSVIVGRALPNARDGLKPVHRRIIYAMHDLKLSPGSAYKKSARIVGDVIGKYHPHGDTAVYDALVRMAQSFSMRERIVDGQGNFGSIDGDNAAAMRYTEARMTQLSVELLRDIEKDTVDFVPNYDDSDKEPDILPARVPNLLLNGSSGIAVGMATNIPPHSLDELIDGLLCVLEDKNASLEEIMTHIKGPDFPTGGIIYGKKGIVEAYRTGRGRIKLRAKTHIEKKANKELIVVDELPYQVNKARLHEQISDLVRDKQIDGISAVQDESDKDGMRLVIELKRDAMSEIVLNNLFKSTPMESTFGVIMLAIDNKEPKIFNLIELLKLFLNHRKTVIIRRTIFDLDKAKARAHILEGLKIALDNIDDVIAMIKESADTAAAREGLMRRFGLSELQSNAILDMRLSKLTGLEREKLENELKEIMAEIERLEAILKSESLIEQIIKDELLEIKAKFSVPRITEIVDDYDDIDIEDLIPNENMVVTITHRGYIKRVPSKQYEKQKRGGKGKLAVTTYDDDFIESFFTCNSHDTLMFVTDRGQLYWLKVYKIPEGSRTAKGKAVVNLIQLQPDEKIMAIIPTTDFSQSKSLAFFTKNGIVKRTNLSEFKNIRSIGVRAISLDENDDLVSVLIVSGDEEYIDSELENSDESGEEQAQMLEPIEANDSDDESVGEIDSNETMLFIVTKKGMCLKFNVSKVRQMGRSARGVTGIKFKEAGDEVVGAAVIESNAQEILSISAKGIGKRTTADEYRLTNRGGKGVICMKLTSRTGDLVGVTMVDDEMDLMALTSSGKMIRTDMQSIRKAGRNTSGVIVVNVDGEEVVSIAKCPKAGDDEDFDDEGGLLEE from the coding sequence ATGCAAGACGATATTTTTAGTGCAAATCAAGATATAGAAGTCATAGATATAGAGGACTCTATAAAAAGCAGCTACCTAGACTACTCTATGAGCGTCATCGTGGGGCGGGCTTTACCAAATGCTAGAGATGGGTTAAAGCCAGTACATAGGCGCATAATCTACGCTATGCACGATTTAAAGCTAAGCCCAGGAAGTGCGTATAAAAAGTCAGCTCGTATAGTCGGTGATGTCATCGGTAAATACCACCCACACGGCGATACGGCGGTTTATGATGCGCTTGTGCGTATGGCGCAGAGCTTTTCTATGCGTGAGCGTATAGTTGACGGACAGGGTAACTTCGGCTCTATCGACGGAGATAATGCCGCTGCGATGAGATATACTGAGGCTAGGATGACGCAGCTTAGCGTGGAGCTTTTGCGTGATATAGAAAAAGACACTGTGGATTTTGTCCCAAACTATGATGATAGCGATAAAGAGCCTGACATCCTACCTGCTCGTGTGCCAAATTTATTGTTAAACGGCAGCAGTGGTATCGCTGTGGGCATGGCGACAAATATCCCACCGCACAGCCTAGATGAGCTAATCGACGGACTTTTGTGCGTGCTTGAGGATAAAAATGCAAGCTTAGAGGAGATAATGACACATATAAAGGGGCCCGATTTTCCAACTGGGGGTATAATCTATGGTAAAAAGGGCATAGTGGAGGCGTATCGTACAGGTCGCGGACGTATAAAGCTACGTGCAAAAACTCACATAGAAAAAAAGGCAAATAAAGAGCTAATAGTCGTAGATGAACTGCCTTATCAGGTAAATAAGGCTAGGTTACATGAGCAAATTTCTGATCTTGTAAGAGATAAGCAAATAGATGGTATAAGTGCAGTTCAAGATGAGAGCGATAAGGACGGTATGCGCCTAGTCATAGAGCTAAAGCGCGATGCAATGAGTGAGATAGTGCTTAATAATCTTTTTAAATCCACGCCTATGGAGAGCACATTTGGCGTAATAATGCTTGCTATTGATAATAAAGAGCCTAAAATTTTTAATCTAATCGAATTACTTAAGCTATTTTTAAATCATCGCAAGACAGTCATAATTCGTCGTACTATTTTTGATCTTGATAAAGCAAAGGCAAGGGCGCATATTTTAGAGGGGCTAAAAATCGCTCTTGATAATATCGATGATGTTATCGCCATGATAAAGGAGAGCGCCGACACAGCTGCTGCTCGTGAGGGGCTTATGAGACGCTTTGGCTTAAGCGAGCTTCAATCAAACGCCATACTTGATATGCGTTTAAGCAAGCTTACTGGGCTTGAGCGAGAAAAGCTAGAAAATGAGCTAAAAGAGATAATGGCAGAAATCGAGCGCCTTGAGGCGATACTAAAAAGCGAGAGCTTGATTGAGCAAATCATAAAAGATGAGCTGCTTGAGATAAAGGCTAAATTTAGCGTTCCACGTATTACCGAAATAGTCGATGATTACGACGATATCGACATTGAGGATCTAATCCCAAATGAAAATATGGTCGTTACCATTACGCACAGGGGCTATATAAAGCGAGTGCCAAGCAAGCAGTATGAGAAGCAAAAGCGTGGCGGCAAGGGCAAGCTAGCGGTAACGACGTATGATGATGATTTTATCGAGAGCTTTTTTACCTGCAACAGCCACGATACGCTAATGTTTGTAACCGACCGCGGACAGCTATACTGGCTAAAAGTGTATAAAATCCCAGAAGGAAGCCGCACGGCAAAGGGCAAAGCGGTGGTAAATTTAATCCAGCTGCAGCCTGATGAAAAAATAATGGCAATAATCCCAACCACCGACTTTAGCCAGAGCAAGTCGCTGGCGTTTTTCACCAAAAATGGCATAGTCAAGCGAACAAATTTAAGCGAGTTTAAAAACATCCGCTCAATCGGCGTTAGGGCGATTAGCCTTGATGAGAATGACGATTTGGTCTCAGTGCTAATAGTGAGTGGGGACGAGGAATATATTGATAGCGAGCTAGAAAATAGCGATGAGAGCGGCGAGGAGCAAGCTCAAATGCTAGAGCCTATCGAAGCTAACGATAGCGATGATGAAAGCGTAGGCGAAATAGACAGCAACGAGACTATGCTATTTATCGTTACGAAAAAGGGAATGTGCCTTAAATTTAATGTAAGCAAAGTCCGACAAATGGGACGTTCGGCTCGGGGTGTAACTGGCATTAAATTTAAAGAAGCAGGCGATGAGGTCGTGGGTGCAGCGGTCATTGAAAGCAACGCCCAAGAGATACTAAGCATATCCGCAAAAGGCATAGGCAAGCGAACTACAGCCGATGAGTATCGCCTGACAAACCGAGGTGGCAAGGGCGTAATCTGTATGAAGCTAACCAGCCGCACAGGCGATTTAGTGGGCGTAACGATGGTCGATGATGAGATGGATTTAATGGCGCTAACCTCAAGCGGCAAGATGATACGCACCGATATGCAAAGCATACGCAAAGCAGGACGAAACACAAGCGGCGTCATCGTGGTAAATGTGGACGGCGAAGAGGTCGTAAGCATAGCCAAATGCCCTAAGGCCGGAGATGATGAGGATTTTGATGATGAGGGTGGTTTGCTTGAGGAGTAG
- a CDS encoding lipoprotein required for motility translates to MRVLAFAILAGIGLVGCSFNGFSSASEPSKEVVVQKVDRDDIIKVMKEEGFASSLPEEVTLTATGEGIAPQKALSIAQAKILAKHAALAAAHANLAGKLYGVRINGEDTVQNAMLQNSRVTARVQGLVKNAAIIDEGFADGIYKVTLQLNVTQEKWREVFSY, encoded by the coding sequence ATGAGAGTTTTGGCTTTTGCTATCTTGGCTGGTATAGGGCTTGTTGGGTGTAGTTTTAATGGATTTTCGTCTGCTTCTGAGCCTAGTAAAGAGGTGGTGGTGCAAAAGGTTGATAGAGATGATATTATAAAGGTTATGAAGGAGGAGGGCTTTGCAAGCTCGCTCCCAGAGGAGGTAACTCTCACTGCCACTGGTGAGGGCATAGCTCCGCAAAAGGCTCTATCCATAGCTCAGGCAAAAATCCTAGCCAAGCACGCCGCACTAGCTGCTGCTCACGCAAACCTAGCTGGAAAGCTTTACGGAGTTAGAATTAATGGCGAGGATACAGTGCAAAATGCCATGCTGCAAAACTCAAGAGTAACGGCTAGGGTACAGGGGCTAGTTAAAAATGCGGCCATAATAGACGAGGGCTTTGCTGATGGAATTTATAAGGTTACCCTCCAGCTTAATGTAACTCAAGAAAAATGGCGCGAGGTATTTTCATACTAA